The Acidobacteriota bacterium region ATGGTTCTTTTCCCGGGTTATCCGGGTTAAACTCCAGGGTCGGATACCGGCAGGCTCGGGCTCGGGATCGTTGTAGCAGTCGTTATGAAAACGCAGGAGTGGAACCCGTGTACGGGTTGGACCTGTTCGTGATGATCGTTTTCGCCGTGTTCTATTACCGGGTCGGGGTGCTGGAGTACGGTTCGGGGATCGTCTGGGCGCTGCTGAGCGTCCTGCTCTCGCTCCTGATGACGAACCTTCTTGATGCAGGGGTGTGGCTCCTGGCTTTCTCCCAGCTGTCGATCGTTTTAGGCATGACCTTTTACAACGGTTTCCGGGGAAAGCCGCGGCGTCTCTGACGACGATCCGGGGAAACTCTGGACACCCACTGCCTGTCTGGTTGCTGAGTTAAAGGAGAGACTGAAGTTGAAATGAGAAAAGGTACTCTGTTAACTCAGGCCATTCTGTTTTTTATGATCACCACATCCTTCGCTCTCCCGGGGATTCAGCTTGACCTTTCCAGGAAGGTCGTTTTCACCGATGAAACGTTCGAAATCATCCTCCGGAACCCCGGCAGGTCACCGCTGCTTTTCTGTGCGGATTACAGCAGAAACTCTCTTTTACCCGATTGTCCAGGATTATGCGAGACTCCGCTATTCACGGTTCAATGGTGGATGTGGGCTGCCGGCGGGATGGTCCAGGGGAAGGTCGTCCCGCACGGGGACGCGACCGGTGCTCCGGCGGAGACGGCGACCGGGTTGATCGCCGCCACCGCGGACCAGGTCCGGGAATTGTTGGCCGGGAACGAAATCCCCCTTCCCGGGTACGTGTACGACCTCGCTCCGGACGGGCGGGTGGACGTCCTGGACCTGCTGGCCGCCGATGCCTATCCCTTGACGCGCTGGGTGATTTCCCCCTGCCTCAGCGCCGAGGTCCGGTCCCTTCCCCCGGCGCCGGACCCCGGAGCGTCAGGACGGGCCTGCCCCGCGTGGGGGGGCGCCGTCGAAGCCTTCCCGGCCGCCGAGCCCTCCCCGAACGTGGACGAGCCGCTCCGGGACCCGCTCCTGGACCAGGGCTTCAATTCCGGAGCGGAGAGCACGCCCTTCCAGCTCAACGTGGAAGGCCTCACCACCGGCGTGGACTCCGGGGTGGACCCCGTCGGCGACGTCGGACCGGGGCACTACATCCAGTCGATCAACACGTGGCGCGGGGCAGGCAATGAACCCGCCGTGGACGTCGGCATCTTCGACAAGCAAAGCGGGGAGCCCGTCCGGCCGCGGGTCTGCCTTCAGGATTTGTGGGAGAGCGTCGGGGGCTGCGGAGGCTACGGCGGTGCAAACATGATCGACCCGATCGTCCTCCACGACTCCCTGGCGGACCGGTGGGTGTTGGTCCAGTTCGCCCACGAGACCCCCTCCTACATCAGCCTTGCGGTCTCGGAAACGGCCGATCCCCTGGGGCGTTATCACCTGTACGCCATCGGTCCCCTCGATGTTCTCCCCGACTACGTCAAGGCGGGCGTCTGGGCCGATGCTTACTACCTGACGTCCCAGATCGAATGGGGATCGCCGGTCCGGTTCTGGGCGGTGGAGCGGGAGAAGGCCCTGCGGGGGGACCCGGCCCAGGTCCTCATGACGGAGCGCGACGAGAACCTGTCGCTTCCGGCCGACCTGGACGGCCCGCCGCCGCCGCCGGGTTCCCCGGGCTGGTTCGTCACCCTGATGGACGACCGGTACTGGTCGTACCGGGGGAGCCCCGGCCCCGACCGGCTTTCGGTGCGGTCCATGCGGGTTGACTGGGCCCGCTGGACGAGGACGAGGCTCTCCGATCCCCTGTCCGTCCCCACCGCCCCGTTTCGTTACATCCCTCCCGGCGACAGCGCCAAGCTGGTCCCGCAGTGGGAAAGCCCGACCCTGCTGGACGCCTGCTCGTCCGTTCCCATGTACCGTTTGCAGTATCGCAACTTCACCGACCACGAGACCCTGGTCGGCAATTTCACCGTGAGCGCGGCGGCCCCTCCCGAGCACCGCCACGTGCTGCGCTGGTTCGAACTGCGAAGAGACCCCGGCGGGGCATGGGGACTATACCAGGAAGGCACCTACGGGCCCAACGACTGGGCTTACCGCTTCTTCGGCAGCATCGCCATGAACGCCGACGGCGACATGGCCCTCGGTTACAGCATCGCTGCCAACGGGGTCCACACGACCTCCCGCTATGCCACACGATGTGCCGCCGACCCTCCGGGCACCTTCCGGAGAGAGGTGAACATCCACGAGGCCGAGATGAGCAAGACCGACATGCGCTCGAACTGGGCGGATTACTCGTGCCTTTCCGTGGACCCCGTCGACGACCGGTCCTTCTGGTATGTGAACATCTACCAGGACATGAACGAACAGCAGCTTCCGGTCGTTCACTCCCGGATTGTCCGGATCGCGCCGGCGACTCCGGGGGGGGCTCGCCGGCCGGGAGATCCCTCGGGTGAATCCGCTCGGAACGGTCAGTAGTCGATCTTCCGGGAAACCCGGTAGCCCTGGTCGTGCAGGCGCCCGGCGACGGTTTCCCGGTTCACCGTCGCCTTCAGGAGCGCGTCCAGTGAAGGGCGGAAGGGGTCCGAGGTCCCCAGGGCCCGGCGCAGGGACCCGATCCCCGACTCCACGTCCCGGGCCGCCGCGTCGGCCTGCTCGGACAGGGCGTCCAGGGCGCGCAGGCCCTCGGCGACGTCGGGGAGGTCGGCCGCCCCGCCGTCGAGCGCCTTCTGCACCAGGGTGCGGAGGGCCTGGGCCTCGAGACGGAATTGGCGGTTGAGGTCCGCGGCATCGTCGAGCAGGGGGAGCATGCGGTCGCGGGCCTTTTCCCGGTCGCCGGAATCCTCCGCCTTCTCCGCCTCCCGGGTCATCCGGCTCCAGGTCTTGCCATCCGACTCGTCCAGGTCGCCCAGGGCGTTGGCGGCGTCGATGACGTCCCGGACCGCGGCCAGGTAAGGCGGTTCGGGGGGTGTCTTGCGCTTCTTCGCGAAGAGGCCGGTGAGGCCCATGATCGCCCCCGCGGGGTTGACCCCCACGCTGACGGAGGACCCGCTCGTCCGGGTGGTGCTCCGGGTCAGCGTCCCCTGCGGCGTCTCGACCGTGGTGGTCTTCGACCGGGTGCTGCTCGAGGACCAGTCCTTCGAGTAGGTCCGGTCGACCGCGGCCTGGCGTGCGAAGAACCCGGCCACCGCGAGCGCCTTCGACTGGTGGTAAGGGTTTTCCGACTCCGCCAACCGGTTCCAGCCGGCGACGAACTCCAGGATGGCGCCCACGGCGGCGTGGTAGGCATCCTGGGCCTCGTTGGCCATCGCCTTCACCGCGTCGTCGTCCAGGTCGCCGCCGCCGAGGCGCGCGTCGATGCCCGCGAGTTTTTCACGGAGCTTGTCCCGCTCCTTCATCAGGGTCGGGAGGACTTCCCGCTGGTAGAGACGGTCCAGTTCCCGCTCGTCTTCCGCCCCGGCCGAGCGGAGTTTGACGGGGATTTTCCCGTCCGGTTCCAGCAGGCGGGTGGTCTGGTCGTCCCAGTTCACCAGGTCGAAGACGTAGGTTTTCTCTACGAAATCACCGCCGGCGACGGCCAGGGTGAAAAGGCCGACGGCCAGCCCGGCGGCGGCGAGGCAAACCCGGTACGGTTTCATGGTTCCTCCTCTCGGTGCGAGACAGTGTCGTCCGTCTTCAGTTTAACACGGTCCGCTCCTTTCCGGGAAGGAGGATGACCCCGTCAGGAGCGCCCCGGGGCTGTCGCGGAAATGGCTGCAGCCTGAACCCCCGGGGCCTCCCCGGTGGGGGGCGAGCCGCCGTTTCCCCGGCAACGGCTTGCGGGGACGGTGCGGGGTGGCGTATGATGCGGCTCGACAGGAATCGCCCTGCCCGGGGTCCGGGACGGGCGGCATAGGACGGATGGGGAGCATGGAACGCAGGCCTTCGACGGGTTCCGGGAAACACCAAATCACCGCTGCCGCGGCGCTCTTTGCCGGGGCCGTTGCGGTGCTGACGGTCAACGAGGTCGCGGCGGTCCCCGCGATCGCCCGTATCCAGGGCGCCCTGACGCTGGCGGGGCTCGCGGCGGTCCTGGCGGCGGCCCTCCTCTCCGCCCGTTGCGATGGCGCGCGCGCGGCCGGCGTCGCCGCGGAGTTCCGCCGCCCCCGGTTCCTCCTGCCGACGGCCTTCCTGGTCTGGCTTCTCCTGTCCCTGGCGGGAAGCGGTTTCTCCTCCGAGGCCCCTTCCACGCCCTGGGTGATGACGGCCCAGGTTGTCCTGTTCGGCGCGGCCTGCGTCTCGCTTCGCCCCGATCGGCCGGGTGCGGGGGGCGCCCTGCGGGCCGTCGTCCTCCTGGCGGGGGCCCTGGTGGCCTTCGAGGCGGTCTTCGGCGTGTTCCAGTTCGCGGTGGTCCGCTGGCGGGTCGGGGGGACCACGGCCAACGTCAACCACTTCGCCGGCCTCCTTGCCGTGGGGGCGCCCCTCCTGGCCGGGTTGGCCGCCGGGGCCTTCGGCGGCGGGTGGCGGCGTGTCGCGGGGGCGACGGCCCTCCCCCTCGCGGCGGCTTCCCTCGTCTTCTCGGGCTCCCGCGGGGCCCTGGCCGGGCTGCTGCTCGGGGCCGTCGCGGCCCTCGCCCTGCGGGCCCTCGCCCGGCGCCGTCGCCGGGCCGCCTTCGCCCTCCTCGCCCTCCTGGCGGCCGGACTGGGGCAGATGATCTTCCTGGGCGTCCGCTTCGCCGGGTACTACGCCCGGTACGCCGTGGGCCAGGACGCGGCCCGCCGGCTGCCGGGGGCCTTCGTGGGGAACACCGCCGCCGGGCCCGAGATGGGGCGTTTCTACGACTTCAACGCCGACGGGCGGCTGGACGCCCGGGACCTGGTCCTGGCCGAGGCGAAGGGCCGGTCGGTCCCGCCGGAGCTGGCGCGGGCTCGCGCCGTCCCGCTGAACCGGGGGTTTGCCGCCCTGCAGTGGCACCGGCTGAAAAACCTGCTGACCCTCCCGGACGACACGGCGGCCGTCCGCGTGTTCGGTTTCCAGGCCGCCGTGCAGCTGTTCCGGGAGCACCCCGTCCTGGGGGTCGGGCCCGGCAACTACACCCGCGCCGTCCCGCCCTTTCTGCCGCGGCCGGACGTGGCGGTGCTCCGTTACCACACCCACTGCCTCCCCACCCACCTGGCGGCGGAACTCGGCCTGCCGGGCCTGTTGTTCTGGTTGGCCGGGGTTGCCCTTTTCGTGGCGGGTTTCCACCGCGGGATGCGGGTGTCCCCGGGACCCTGGCGGGACCCGGTGTTCTGGCTGGGGGCCGCCCTCCTGGTGCTGCTGGCCGCCAACCTCCTGGACGTCAACGTCTTCTACCGGCCCCTCCGGTGGCAGCTCCCCCTCCTGGCCGCGGCGTTCGCCGCCTGCAGGTTCGAGATCACCGAGGAGGATCCGAGGGAGAAGACCACGCCATTGAAGAGGGAAACGCCCTTGAAGGCCGCGGAGTCCGAGCCGGGAATGCAGGCGTTTTAGCGGCTGCGTTCTTGCCAACATGTTGGCGTTTCCGGTTTCGGCTTCGCGGGCTTGGCGGCTTTGCGCCGTTGCGAGAGGTTGAGACCGCCTGCTTTTTTATTGCGGAGGATCCGGATGATCCGTGTCCATCCGTGTCCATCCGTGGTTTCCTTCCGGTTCATCCGGGTTGGGGGCAGGCGACGATCAGGCCGAAGGCCGCCACCGGATGAGAAAACGCCCGATCAAAGCCCCGGGAAGGCTCAGAAGGCCTCCCCGACACCCAGGATCAAGGCGTGGCCGTCCCGGGTGAAGGCCAGGTCCACCCGGAAGTTGAGCGGGTTCGTCTTGGACAGCCGGAAGCGCAGACCGCAGCCGTAGCTGGTCAGGATCCCCCTCGAGTCCAGGTCGGAAAGGCGCTCCCCCACCCCGCCCACCCCGGCGAAGGCCACCCCGCTCAGTCGCCACCAGAGTTCCCGGCGGAATTCCACCTGGGCGTCCATCAACAGCCGGTCATTGTACTTGCCAAAGGAGTAGCCGCGCAGGTCAGCCCCGCGCCCCATGGAACTCAAGGCGAAGAACGGCGGGTCCCCCGCGGCGTACCGGCCGAAGACGCGCCAGGCCAGGACCTGCCTGTCGCCGAGCTTGTGGTACTGATTGTAGGCGGCCTCGTAGATCGCGTAGTCGAAATCGCTGCCCCACCGGCGGTTGTAGAAGCTCCCCTCGACGTCCAGGAGCCGGCCGGACTTCGGGTAGAAGGTGTTGCTGCGGCTGTCGTACTGGAGGTGGAAGCCCAACATCGCCAGCTTCGCCTGCAGGGCGTTGGAGATGCGATCAACAAGGGGCTGCAGTTCGGGGGGGATCGTCTGCCCGGAGCGGAAGGTGGTGTCGATGGAAAGGTATTCCCCCGTCGGGCCCAGGTAAAGGTGGGGACGCAGGCGGAACAGGAATTCGCCGCTGACGATCCAGGCGCTCTGGCTCAGGGCCAGGTAGAGGTCCCGCGTGCCGGAGGGACCGGCCGCGTCGTTGTAGTAGTCCCAGTTGAGACGCCCCCCGCCGCCCGCCAGCCGGACGCGGAAGCGGTCCTCCTTCAGGTAGGCCTGCTGCACGATCCCCGCTCCCCAGGTCTTGTTCCGCGAATACGCCCCGCCCACGAAGGTGGTGGAGGGGGGCGAAACGGTGTCGCCCCGCCGGAGGGGGTAGATCAGGCCGGCGACCACCGCCAGGCCGGCGCCGGTGGTGGGGTTGGAAAAGGGGATGGGCGCCACCACGAAATCGATCCCGGGCGGGCGTTCTTCCGACCCTCCAGGCGGTTTCGGGGAGGGGGCGCCGGTGTCGAAGGGAACCTGGCTCGGGTTGGGGTTGAGCGCAATGG contains the following coding sequences:
- a CDS encoding O-antigen ligase family protein; amino-acid sequence: MERRPSTGSGKHQITAAAALFAGAVAVLTVNEVAAVPAIARIQGALTLAGLAAVLAAALLSARCDGARAAGVAAEFRRPRFLLPTAFLVWLLLSLAGSGFSSEAPSTPWVMTAQVVLFGAACVSLRPDRPGAGGALRAVVLLAGALVAFEAVFGVFQFAVVRWRVGGTTANVNHFAGLLAVGAPLLAGLAAGAFGGGWRRVAGATALPLAAASLVFSGSRGALAGLLLGAVAALALRALARRRRRAAFALLALLAAGLGQMIFLGVRFAGYYARYAVGQDAARRLPGAFVGNTAAGPEMGRFYDFNADGRLDARDLVLAEAKGRSVPPELARARAVPLNRGFAALQWHRLKNLLTLPDDTAAVRVFGFQAAVQLFREHPVLGVGPGNYTRAVPPFLPRPDVAVLRYHTHCLPTHLAAELGLPGLLFWLAGVALFVAGFHRGMRVSPGPWRDPVFWLGAALLVLLAANLLDVNVFYRPLRWQLPLLAAAFAACRFEITEEDPREKTTPLKRETPLKAAESEPGMQAF
- a CDS encoding BamA/TamA family outer membrane protein → MLLVLGVICLALPAPARCADTGPGGPPPGDPPTQAQPAPPAPPPGEEPVPPPQPPGKAPAPAGKDPLPVRQDRPIALNPNPSQVPFDTGAPSPKPPGGSEERPPGIDFVVAPIPFSNPTTGAGLAVVAGLIYPLRRGDTVSPPSTTFVGGAYSRNKTWGAGIVQQAYLKEDRFRVRLAGGGGRLNWDYYNDAAGPSGTRDLYLALSQSAWIVSGEFLFRLRPHLYLGPTGEYLSIDTTFRSGQTIPPELQPLVDRISNALQAKLAMLGFHLQYDSRSNTFYPKSGRLLDVEGSFYNRRWGSDFDYAIYEAAYNQYHKLGDRQVLAWRVFGRYAAGDPPFFALSSMGRGADLRGYSFGKYNDRLLMDAQVEFRRELWWRLSGVAFAGVGGVGERLSDLDSRGILTSYGCGLRFRLSKTNPLNFRVDLAFTRDGHALILGVGEAF